TGCCCTCAGATGAAGCCCGCGTTGGAGGTCGTATGCCACGCAAAAACAATGTCATCCGCCTTTTAGAGCAACGGGGCATCCCCTACAAAGCCTTTGAACTGCCGCGGGAGAAGTTGGGCGCCCGGGAGGTGGCACAACGGCTGGGATTGCCCCTGGGCCAGGTCTTCAAGACCATCGTGGTCGTGCGCGAGGGGCGGGGCAAACCCATCCTGGCCGTGGTGCCCGGCGATCGTGAGGTGGACCTCAAAGCCCTGGCGCGGGCTGTGGGAGAGAAAAAGGTACACCTCCCCACCGAGCGGGAAGCCGAACGCCTGACCGGCCTGCAAGCCGGGGGCATCTCCCCCCTGGCCCTGGTGGGGCGGCGGTTTCAGGTGGTTTTTGACGACACGGTGAAGCAGTGGGAGGCCATCCACCTTTCTGGCGGTGAGCGGGGGCTCAACCTGCGGATCCCGGTTCAGGCCCTTCTCACCCTGCTGAACCCGGTGGTGGCCCCCATCTCCCGGGGGGACAACTGGATAAAAAATCCATAAAAACCCCTCTAAGCACCTTGTAGGATTGATGGAGTTCCTCTATAATCCTTCCAAGTTAGGAAAAGGGTTTGGTTCCATGATGCCTTTCCCTGCTCCCTATCCCTTGAACCTCTCGAAGGAGGAGAGAAGATGAAGAAAGTTTTAGGCTTACTGGCCGTGCTGGTGGTGCTGGCACTGGCCCTGGCCGCCTGTGGCGGCCAAAGTGCAGCCCCCGCGGAAAGCGGTGCCCAGCCTGTGCAGACCGTGATCGTCACGGTCCAGGTGCCCGCTGAAGGCGGGGCGGCTGCGCCCTCCGGTTATGGGGAAACCCTGAAGACCGTGAAGGAGCGCGGTAATGTGATCTGCGGCGTGAACGGCCAATTGCCCGGGTTCAGTTATGTGAATGCCCAGGGTGAATACGAAGGCTTTGATGTGGACTTCTGCCAGGCGCTGGCTGCTGCCATCTT
This genomic stretch from Anaerolineae bacterium harbors:
- a CDS encoding aminoacyl-tRNA deacylase yields the protein MPRKNNVIRLLEQRGIPYKAFELPREKLGAREVAQRLGLPLGQVFKTIVVVREGRGKPILAVVPGDREVDLKALARAVGEKKVHLPTEREAERLTGLQAGGISPLALVGRRFQVVFDDTVKQWEAIHLSGGERGLNLRIPVQALLTLLNPVVAPISRGDNWIKNP